AGGTGGTGATATTGACGGTGCCCGTGGCGGTTAGGCTGGCACTATAAGCATTCAAGCCAGCGGACCCCGCCTGAGCCAAGTCGGTGGTGCTGACGGACACCTGGTTGTCCGCCGTGCCGCTGTAACCAATCTGGAAAGTGATGGTGGTTTGGCCGGACAGCAGGCTGGTGCCGTTGAACTGGGTGGTTTGGACGATACGGCTAATTTCCTGGGTCAGCTGGTCCACTTCCAATTGCAACTGGCTACGGTTGGAGTCGCTGACGGAGCCGTTGGCGGCCTGCACTGAGATTTCCCGAATCCGTTGCAGGTTATTGGAAATTTGCCCCAGGGCGCCTTCCGCCGTTTGCCCCACGGAAATCCCGTCGTTGGCGTTGCGCACCGCCTGGGTATTACCCCGGATGGCGCTGGTCAGGCTTTCCGAAATGGCCAGACCGGCGGCGTCGTCCTTGGCACTGTTCACCCGCAACCCGGAGGAAAGCCGTTGCAAGGAGGTGTTCAGGGACGACTGGGAGGTGGACAGGTTGCGTTGGGCGTTTAGCGACGCAAGATTCGTATTGACGACAAGAGGCATGATCACTCCTTACCAGAGAGGCTTTCGGTTCGACTTGGCGCCGCTCCGGGGAGCCGTGCCATGATGTCTCTTCTAAAGCATGGAGTGTGCCATCCTGCTATGCCGCCCCGGGGAAGTTTGTCAAGGCCGCATATTTCCTGGAGTTTCCGGGAGAAGGGCCGTTTTGGGGCTAACCGGAAAAGCGTTGGTTCAGGCCCCGGACCAGAGTTTCTGCCAGCGGCAACCATTGCCCCGGCATTTTTTGCCGGTAAATCCTCAGGCTGGGATACCAGGGGCTATCGGTCCGGTTTTCCAACCA
This sequence is a window from Azospira inquinata. Protein-coding genes within it:
- a CDS encoding flagellin N-terminal helical domain-containing protein, yielding MPLVVNTNLASLNAQRNLSTSQSSLNTSLQRLSSGLRVNSAKDDAAGLAISESLTSAIRGNTQAVRNANDGISVGQTAEGALGQISNNLQRIREISVQAANGSVSDSNRSQLQLEVDQLTQEISRIVQTTQFNGTSLLSGQTTITFQIGYSGTADNQVSVSTTDLAQAGSAGLNAYSASLTATGTVNITTSAGASAALSALDQDIARVTNIRSTFGAVQNRFDAVVSNLNNYVENLTASKSRIMDTDYAAETANFSKAQILQQAGTAILKQANQIPQQALTLLQ